Proteins co-encoded in one Coregonus clupeaformis isolate EN_2021a chromosome 5, ASM2061545v1, whole genome shotgun sequence genomic window:
- the LOC121567147 gene encoding beta-crystallin A1-2-like isoform X1 — protein sequence MALTTPNPMGPWKITVYDQENFQGKRMEFTASCQNIMECGMDNIRSLKVECGAWVGYEHSSFSGQQFVLERGEYPRWESWSGSNAYHIERLMSFRPVCSANHKESKIVVFERENFIGKQWEMNDDYPSLQAMGWGNNEIGSMQVQSGAWVCYQFPGYRGYQYIMECDRHAGEYKHYREWGSHAQTFQVQSLRRIQQ from the exons ATGGCGCTGACTACTCCTAACCCAATGGGACCATGGAAG ATCACAGTCTACGACCAGGAGAACTTCCAGGGAAAGCGTATGGAGTTCACTGCTTCCTGCCAGAACATAATGGAGTGTGGCATGGACAACATCCGCTCCCTGAAGGTCGAATGTGGAGC CTGGGTAGGGTACGAGCACTCCAGCTTCTCTGGGCAGCAGTTTGTGTTGGAGCGTGGAGAGTACCCTCGCTGGGAGTCCTGGAGCGGCAGCAACGCCTACCACATCGAAAGGTTGATGTCCTTCCGCCCAGTCTGCTCTGCC AACCATAAGGAGTCCAAGATTGTGGTGTTCGAAAGGGAGAACTTCATTGGCAAGCAGTGGGAGATGAACGATGACTACCCCTCCCTGCAGGCCATGGGCTGGGGCAACAACGAGATCGGATCCATGCAGGTCCAGAGTGGAGC CTGGGTGTGCTACCAGTTCCCCGGTTACCGCGGCTACCAGTACATCATGGAGTGCGACCGTCATGCCGGAGAGTACAAACACTACAGGGAGTGGGGCTCCCACGCTCAGACCTTCCAGGTCCAGTCTCTGCGCCGCATCCAGCAGTGA
- the LOC121567147 gene encoding beta-crystallin A1-2-like isoform X2: MEFTASCQNIMECGMDNIRSLKVECGAWVGYEHSSFSGQQFVLERGEYPRWESWSGSNAYHIERLMSFRPVCSANHKESKIVVFERENFIGKQWEMNDDYPSLQAMGWGNNEIGSMQVQSGAWVCYQFPGYRGYQYIMECDRHAGEYKHYREWGSHAQTFQVQSLRRIQQ; the protein is encoded by the exons ATGGAGTTCACTGCTTCCTGCCAGAACATAATGGAGTGTGGCATGGACAACATCCGCTCCCTGAAGGTCGAATGTGGAGC CTGGGTAGGGTACGAGCACTCCAGCTTCTCTGGGCAGCAGTTTGTGTTGGAGCGTGGAGAGTACCCTCGCTGGGAGTCCTGGAGCGGCAGCAACGCCTACCACATCGAAAGGTTGATGTCCTTCCGCCCAGTCTGCTCTGCC AACCATAAGGAGTCCAAGATTGTGGTGTTCGAAAGGGAGAACTTCATTGGCAAGCAGTGGGAGATGAACGATGACTACCCCTCCCTGCAGGCCATGGGCTGGGGCAACAACGAGATCGGATCCATGCAGGTCCAGAGTGGAGC CTGGGTGTGCTACCAGTTCCCCGGTTACCGCGGCTACCAGTACATCATGGAGTGCGACCGTCATGCCGGAGAGTACAAACACTACAGGGAGTGGGGCTCCCACGCTCAGACCTTCCAGGTCCAGTCTCTGCGCCGCATCCAGCAGTGA